The following proteins are co-located in the Takifugu flavidus isolate HTHZ2018 chromosome 16, ASM371156v2, whole genome shotgun sequence genome:
- the LOC130513093 gene encoding tubulin beta chain-like — protein sequence MREIVHLQAGQCGNQIGAKFWEVISDEHGIDPSGKYSGDSNLQLERINVYYIEASGGKYVPRAVLVDLEPGTMDSVRSGPYGQIFRPDNFVFGQSGAGNNWAKGHYTEGAELVDSVLDVVRKEAEGCDCLQGFQLTHSLGGGTGSGMGTLLISKIREEYPDRIMNTFSVVPSPKVSDTVVEPYNATLSVHQLVENTDETYCIDNEALYDICFRTLKLTTPTYSDLNHLVSCTMSGVTTCLRYPGQLNADLRKLAVNMVPFPRLHFFMPGFAPLTSRGSQQYRALTVPELTQQMFDAKNMMAACDPRHGRYLTVAAIFRGAMSMKEVDEQMLNVQNKNSSYFVEWIPNNVKTAVCDIPPRGLKMASTFIGNSTAIQELFKRISEQFTAMFRRKAFLHWYTGEGMDEMEFTEAESNMNDLVSEYQQYQDATAEEEAEGDEEEEDA from the exons ATGAGGGAAATTGTACACCTACAGGCAGGCCAATGCGGCAACCAGATTGGCGCAAAG TTTTGGGAGGTAATAAGTGACGAACATGGGATTGACCCTTCTGGGAAATACAGTGGCGACAGCAACCTGCAGTTGGAGCGAATTAATGTCTATTACATTGAGGCATCAG GTGGGAAGTATGTTCCCCGTGCAGTCCTGGTGGATCTGGAGCCAGGCACAATGGACTCTGTGAGATCTGGACCTTATGGGCAGATCTTTAGACCGGACAACTTTGTTTTCG GCCAGAGCGGAGCAGGTAACAACTGGGCCAAAGGCCACTACACTGAGGGAGCCGAGCTGGTAGACTCGGTCCTGGATGTGGtgagaaaggaggcagaagGCTGCGATTGCCTCCAGGGCTTCCAGCTGACACACTCTCTGGGAGGAGGTACAGGCTCTGGGATGGGCACACTGCTCATCAGCAAAATTCGAGAGGAGTACCCAGATCGTATCATGAACACCTTCAGTGTTGTACCTTCACCAAAG GTGTCAGATACAGTGGTGGAGCCATACAATGCCACCCTCTCTGTGCATCAGCTGGTTGAGAACACCGATGAGACATACTGCATTGACAATGAGGCCCTCTATGACATCTGCTTCCGCACATTGAAGCTGACCACACCCACCTATTCTGACCTCAACCATCTTGTCTCATGCACCATGAGCGGTGTTACGACTTGTCTACGCTACCCTGGACAACTTAATGCTGATTTGAGGAAACTGGCTGTCAATATGGTGCCCTTCCCCAGACTCCACTTCTTCATGCCAGGCTTCGCTCCATTGACCAGCCGTGGTAGCCAACAGTACAG AGCACTGACAGTTCCAGAACTCACCCAGCAGATGTTTGATGCCAAGAACATGATGGCAGCTTGTGACCCACGTCATGGAAGATATCTTACAGTTGCTGCCATCTTCAGAGGTGCCATGTCGATGAAAGAGGTGGATGAGCAGATGCTGAATGTGCAAAACAAGAACAGCAGCTACTTTGTAGAGTGGATTCCCAACAATGTTAAGACGGCCGTCTGTGACATCCCCCCCAGAGGCCTCAAGATGGCCTCCACCTTTATTGGCAATAGTACAGCCATTCAGGAACTGTTCAAGCGTATCTCAGAGCAGTTCACTGCAATGTTCCGCCGCAAAGCTTTCCTCCACTG GTATACTGGTGAGGGCATGGATGAGATGGAGTTCACTGAGGCTGAGAGCAACATGAACGACCTGGTGTCCGAATATCAACAGTATCAGGATGCTACGGCtgaagaagaggcagagggtgacgaggaggaggaagatgcttGA